From the Streptomyces nodosus genome, the window TGAAGGAGATCCCTGGGTTCTTGGGGATGGACCATGCGCAGACTCCTGGGGGTCTGGGCATCACTGTCGGGTACTTCCGTGACGCCGATGCCCTCACGGAGTGGCGGAGCAATGTCGAGCACCGCGCGGCGCAACAGCGCGGGCGAGTGCAGTGGTACCAGAGCTACACGCTGCATGTGGCGAAGGTGGAGCGGAGTCACGGGTTCACGCGAGCGGAGGTCCCGCAGAGCTCGACGGCAGACTGACCGCGCGCCCGCGCAGGGCCGCCGGGGGTCACGGGCGGAGCCGGACGGGTGGGGTGGCCCTGGGAACGGCCGTCGGCGCCTCCAGGCAGACGGACGGCAGCCCGGAGGCGGGCGACCAGCGGCGATCCGGGGTGTGAAGCTCGCCTCGGCGCACAGGCCGGTGATCCGGTCGTACAGCCCCGGTCCGGCCTCGCGGGGCAGGAGGACGAACGGTGAGTCCGCCAACTGTCCGACGCGGACCACCCGTTGTGCCGCGAACGGGTGCCCGGACGGCAGCACGGCTACGAAGGGCTCGGTCAGGACGGTCCCGAAGGTCAACCCGGGCTCGTCGGGCGGCCGGCCTCGACGAGGACGACGAAGGCGTGCAGTTGCTGGAGGGGGAGTTCGGGACGTGTTCCGTACGCCGATGCATATCTGACCGGTCCTGGGCGGGTAATGGACGTATCGATGCAGGTCACCTAGCGTTCGGCGCATGACAGAGCGACTGACGCAGAACCCGGCGGACCGGATGGGGCAGCGGCCGGGGGAACGGCGCGCGATCCTCAGCGGCTCGACGTTCGAGGAGCAGATCGGCTACGCCCGGGCCGTGGTGGACGGCGACTGGGTGCATGTCGCCGGGACGACGGGTTTCGACTACGCCGCCATGACGATCTCCGACGACGTGGTGGAACAGGCCGAGCAGTGTCTGCGTAACATCGAGGTGGCGCTGACCGAGGCGGGCTGCACTCTCGCCGATGTGGTGAGGGTGCGGTACATGTTCCCCGACCGCGAGGATTTCGAGCCGTGCTGGCCGGCCCTGCGCCGCGCCTTCGGTGGGATCCGACCGGCCGCGACCATGCTGGTCTGCGGCCTCTCCGACCCCCGTATGAAGATCGAGATCGAGGCGTACGCCCGCCGGCCGACTGCCGTGTGACAGCCCACACCATCGCCCGTGCCCAGGCGGGAGGCATGGCCCAGGGCGTACGAGGTGGCGCGTCGTCACGTCCTACTCATCCGGGTCCCAGGCGCTGAGCTGCTCGAAGAGACGTCGGTCGCCGTCGAGCTTCAGGGAGTTGATCGGGATACGGTCGTGCAGGATGAGGACCAGCTCGCTGGCCGTGCCCCGAGCGGAGGCAGAAGCGGCGGCCGCGTCCGGGTCCTGGCCGGCAGCGGTGGCCGGCGTGGTGCCGGGCCCCGGGAGGCGGGCGGTCCGTGCGCCGTCGGCCGAGAGCGAGAGGCGCCAGGAGCGGCCCTCGGAGGCGTGGAAGTCGACGGTAGCGGGCTTGTGCGGCCAGGCACTTGTCGTTGCGACGCAGGTGGACAGGAACTCGTCGACACCGTCGAGCGCCACCTCGTCCGGCAGCGGCTGCGGGGCACCTACGGTGATCTGGGCGTCGTACGTGTGCACCGCCATCTGCTGGAGCTGGTGCCGAGCTACGGCACCGGAGGTCTGCGGCGACTGCGACGTCTCCCACCACGTCCAGCAACCGCGATCCGGGCCGGCCTTCCGCAATGCGTCCAGCAGTTGCTCCGTGGACTCCGCCAACCAGGCCAGCAGGGCCTCGCGTTCCCGAGGCGCAGCCGGGGCGCCCTCCGCTGCGGACTTGGCCGGAGCAGGCCCTGCGGCGACGGTGGCGGCCCAGGCGCGGCGCCCCTCGCCGATGTGCTGCGCCAGATCGAACAGCGTCCACTCGGGGCAGGTCGGCACCTGTACGTCGAGGCTGGGCGCGGAGGCGACCGCAGCGCGGAAGGCAGTCGACCGTTCGTCGATCAGCCGCAGCAGAACGGGGAACTCGAGTGTCATTGTCACCCTGAAGCTCTATCACTGCGTTCCTACAATCGGACAGCGATTTTCGCAGCCGCCATGGCGTCCCCGTCCCCGCTGTACCGCGGGTCCCCAAGGCCGGGCTCGGGCCTGACGAGCGCCGTCGCAGGCGTCGCCGATTCCCGTGTGCCCGCAGCCGTGCAGCCCGGCGTCGAGGCTCTGATGGCGCAGGTCGCCCGGACACTGCGGGACGCGGTGCGGATGTGGTGAACCCGGGCGGTCCGCTGCCGGGGCACTGCGACGGCCGCGGTCATCCATGAGCGACGGTGACCAACACGTCTCCGGCCTAGGAGACTTCGGCTTCGTGCAGTACCGTCCGGATCACATGCCGGGCGTTGCGTGCCATCACTTGGTTCGTCCGTCGGTAGTACGGCAGAGCGATCAGCGCCTGTGAGAACGTTCTCCCGCGGCCGCGGCGCCAGGTCGCGTCGTCCACGCCCAGTGATTCGCGGAAGACCTCCCTCGCTCCGGCCGGCAGTAGATTCCATGCCGGGAACAGATCGCACGCCGGATCGCCAACCCCCAGGCACCCGAAGTCGATCACGGAGGTCAGCCTGCCACCGTCCACCAGCAGATTGCCCGGCATCAGATCGGCATGCAGCCACACCGGCGGCCCTTCCCAGGCGGCGGCTCGCAGCGCGTCCTCCCATACGACCGTCACGGCGTCGCAGTCGACGCCCTCCTCCGGGATCCCGCGCAGTTCCTCGATCGCCGCCCGGGTCGACGCGTCGAGCGAGGCCACCGGACCGCCGCGGTAGGCATCCGGTGCTCCCGGCAGGGTGATGCTCCGCATCGCTGCCACGAACCCGGCCAGTTCCTCGGCCAGCAGCACCGGCTCGCTCAGCGCCCCCGCCTCGGGGTTCTCTCCCGCCAACCACCGGTACACCGACCACGGCCATGGATACCCCTCGGCGGGAACCCCGGCCCCGAGCACTTCGGGGACGGGGACGGGCAGCCTGGAGGCGAGGCGGGGAAGCCACTCCTGCTCCATGGATACGTCCGCGGCCCCGCCCTCCACCAACGGCAGCCGAACGACCATGTCGTCGCCCAGCCGGTACATGGCATTGACCGTGCCGCCGGACGGAAACCGCTCCACCGCCAACCCCGCCCACTGGGGAAACTGCGCGGCGATCAGCCGCCGTACCAGGTCGTCGTCGATGGGGTGCATACCGGGGTGCATCAGCCCTGTGCTCATGGCACGGTATCCGACCGCCGGACGCAGACGGACGTCAAAGGCTTTACCGGCCGGCCCTTCTGCGGCACCAATTAGCCGTGCAGCCACACCCGCAGTGGACCGATCGCCTCGAAGCCATGGCTGAGCGCGGTCGCCAGGTCCTCACCGTGCTCGTAACCGACCACCGGCACGGCGGGGAAGAGTCGGTGCACCGCGTCCAGCACCACCGGCCAGGCCGTGTCAGGGCCGCCGTCCCGTGCGAAGACATTGGAGAGGGCGACTACATGGTCACTACGGCTCGCCACCGCACCGGCGACCACCCCGCCGTCGACGGACCGTCCGGCGAGAACGAAGGTGGCCGGGTCGTCCAGAAGTTCCGGCCGGAAGAGATCCGCGTCGCCGTCTCCGCCGTCCCAGGCGAGCGCCCAGGCGCGCAGTGTCTCCGAATCGTCGACCACGTCCCAGGTGAGATCCGATGCGGTGGCCGGCGCACTCGCCGGACGGTGGATCCACTGCGCCTCGAACAGCACATGGAAACCGGCTTCCGTCAGATCGAGATCGGCGAAGCTGTCCTTGACGGTGGCGCCGGGCGCGGCCGTGTCGATCCGGGCCGTCAGTGCGGCCGGGTCGGTGTCCGGGGCCAGCGTCACCGCGTCGGGATAGTACGGCGGTGTTCGGACCGGGGCGGTCCAGGCCTGGTGCCCGAACTCGCCTGCCACACCGTGCGACCGGCTCACCACCGCACACCACTCGGCGTTGCTGCGGGCGGCGGCCCGGACCAAGAACATCTTCGATGCCGTCATGCCTGCGCATCCTGGCTGTTCCGTGCACGCGCGTCGAACGGCTTTCCGCCGACCGCAGCATGGACTCACCGCGGCGCTGCAAGGACCACGCCATGTCGAAAAGCCTGATTCAACATGCCTGACCAGCCAGGCCACCTGCGTCGCGGAACAGGCACGTTCCCGCAGAACGTCTGCGCAGGTGTGTGACACCATGCATCGGACGAGACGCTGGCTGGGGAGGGGAGCATGGCGCCCGTGAAGACCTGTGACCGGCATGTCGTCGATCCGGCCGAGCGGCCGGGGACCTTGACCTTGCTGACGCTTCCGGGTGTGCCCGATGAGGAGTGAACTGCGGGAACGGTGGGGCGGACAGCCGGTCTGGGCGAGGTGGGTTCTCGCGGTGTATGTCATCGGGTTCCTCGAGGGAGCCTGCGCCCACGTTCTTGACCTGGCCCGTGACGGCATCCATGCCTATGCGGCGTTTCCGCAGGTTCCGCTCCAGGTGTTCTTCGTGGGCCTGGTGATTCTCGATCCGCTGGTCGTCGTGCTGGTGGTGCTCGTGCGGCGGGAAGGGATCTGGCTGGCGAGCGCCGTGATGGTGGCGGACGTCTTCGCGAACTGGTGGGGCAACCGGCACTGGCTGCAGGATGACCCCGCGAACCTTGTCCGGCTGTCGCCCGTCACCCTTTTCGGCGTGTTCGTCGTCGCGTTCGCACATCCGCTGTGCTGGACGATCGCCGGGACTGCGGGCAGGCCCCGGGCGGCCCTGCCGACTGCCTGACGACTCCTGCTTCGTCCGGTCTGGAACATGAGCGGCCCATGGGTGCCTCGCTGTTTCCCGCTGCCCCGTGAGCCGCATTGGCAACGCATCAGTGAACGACCGGAAGTGATCGCGTGACGTGACCGCGAGGTGGGGAGGTATGACCGTCATTGACTGTCGGTAGTGAGGGGGATACGTGAAGTGGTGGCCCGGCGGGCGTGAGGCGCCTGAGCGGAGTAAGAAGCTGGGCGAGCTTCAGGAGGCTTTGAACAAGCTGGAGTTGGCCCAGTCAAAACACCGAGAGGAGACGGCGCAGGCACGGGCCGAGACTCTGGAGACCGTACAGCAAGGCGTGGCAGGACTATGCGGGGAGAACCGCGAGCTCCGCCGTCGGCAGGAGCGGATGCTGTCCGATCTGAATGGCGCCAAGGACGAGATGAGCGCCCTGCGGCTGGAGCTTGCTCAGGCGCTGCTGCAGGCGTCCTCCGCCGGGTCGGCGGAGGACGTGACTGACCATGATGCCGAACCGGACGAGGGCCCGGTACCGGAATCCGAGGCAGAGCTGTCCGCAGACGAGGAAACGGATCAAGGGGAGGGGACCATGACTGACGAGAGCGCACGGACCGAGGGCGCGGCACCGGGCAGGGGGTCGGAGGAGTCCGCTGCCGGTGGCGCAGAGCTCAAGCGTGCCATTGAGTGTGCCTACCGGGGAGACGGTGGATCCACCGCCACGACGTCGACAGGTCGGGTGTCCGTAGGGCAGCACCCCCCGTCTGCCCGAGCGGCGACGGACGCCTGTAGCCCGCAGGAGCCCGAGCAGTGCGGCCCGGTGGCGCACGGTGTGCTGTTGTTGAAGGCGGCCGGGGCCGCCTCCGTCGAGCTGGTACTGCACCGTGACACCTGGGAGTTCGTTCTCGGGCGTGCCGTCGGGCACGACCACTTCCGTCTGCCGCCGGACATGAAGGACCTCGGGAACGGCCGTGTCCGGGTGGCCCTGTCGGGGCGCTCGCTGATCGCGGTGCTGATCCAGTTGTGGCAGACCCGCAGCGAGGCCGACCCCCTCCAGGCCGACTGGACCCTGGCGGTCGCCGTCTACTGCCGCATCGCCGAGCGGCTCAGCGGTGTCGTCCCCTCCGGGCGCCCCATCACCATCGTTCTGGACGACGGGGTCGAGGACGCGGAAGGTCAGGGACGGACGGACCATGACGGGGACGACGGAACGTCACGGCCGCCGGGGCAGTGATTCCGGTCCTGTCTCGTAATGAATGAACCCCGCCCTGTGTGTACAGGGCGGGGTTCATGTCCGAGCGCCGGGCAGGCCTTGCACCTGCATCTTCCCGCAGGAAGCGGGACGTCTTTCCTTGGACTACCAACGCGCGACCCGGCACCAGGAGTTCTGGTGACCAGCTCAAGATCCAGTATAGGGCATGCCCCGGCTCGAGAAGCCCGCGTGAGCGCAGCCTGAACTCGCCGCGTTCACTTCGACGTTCTCTCAGGGACTCCTGGAATCAACCCGAGATTCTCATCCGCTCATCATCTGGCGTTGGTTGCCTCTACCTGGCCGCCGGTCCGCAACGTATGAGCAAGGAGACGCATGGTGTTCCTGTCGAGGGCAGCCGCCGCGCGCGGAAGCCGGGCCGATCACACCCGGCCGGAGCAGGGCGGGGGACAGGGCGGTGAGGAACCGCTGCATGTGGCCAGCCGGCTGCATGCGTTCAACCGGTTCGAGCTGAAGTATCTGGTCCCGGTGGACCAGGCGGCGGAGATCCGGGACGAGTTGGCCGAGCGGATGGACCAGGACCCGTACAGTCCGGTCGGCGGCTACGGCGTGTGGAGCCTTTACTACGACACTCCTCAGCTGCGGTTCTACTGGGAGAAGATCGAGGGTCTGAAGTTCCGCCGCAAGCTGCGCATCCGCCACTACGGCGACCTCGACGGCGTCACCGATGAGTCGCCGGTGTGCGTGGAGATCAAGCAGCGGGTCAACCGGGTCACCCAGAAGCGCCGCATCACCCTTCCCTACGGCACTGCACGTCAGCTGTGCGACGGCCGCGAGACGGTGCGGCACTCGGCGAGGGAGAGCGCCTTCATCCAGGAGGTCCTCGAACTCGTCGTGAGGTTGAACCTGCGGCCCACCGTGATCACCGGCTATCAGCGTGAGGCCCTGGTGGGCCGGGACGCGGACACCGGTCTGCGGGTCACCTTCGACCGCCGGATCCGCGGACGGGACCGGGACTTCCACTTCGGCATCGCGCGGCCGGAGAACCGGTTCACCGTCCCGCCGCATCTGTCGGTCATGGAGATCAAGGTCAACGACCGCACCCCCCACTGGATCACCGACCTGGCCGCACGCCGCAATCTCCACCTCGTACGGATCTCGAAGTATGTGCAGTCCGTCGAGGCATTCGGCCTGGCGCCCCGCTCGCTCTTCCACATCGACGAGGCGGACCATCCGTCGGCCACCCCCACCGAAGAACAGCCGCCCCAGCAGCGGCCGGCGCAGGACGCGCCGTTGAAAGCAGGAGCACAGTGAACTTCGATCTCAAACTCCAGGAACTGAGCGGCACGTTCAGTGTGGCCGATGTCGTGGCGGCGATGGCGCTGTCGTTCATCCTGTCCACGCTGATCGGTTATGCGTACCGGTACACGCACCGCAATGTCTCCTACAGCCAGTCCTACGTCCAGACCCTGGTCGTCGTCGGCATGATCGTCGCGTTGATCATGCTGGTCGTCGGTTCCAACCTGGCGCGCGCGTTCTCACTGGTCGGCGCGTTGTCCGTGGTCCGCTTCAGGAATGCGGTCAAGGAGACCAGGGACGTCGGCTTCATCTTCCTCGCCATGGCGATCGGCATGGCCTGCGGCGCCCGTTTCTACACGCTGGCCGCGGTCGGTGCCGTGGTGATCTGCGCCGTCATCATCGTGATGTTCAAGTTCAACTGGTTCGCCCTGAACGTGCAGCGACAGGTCGTCAAGGTCCAGGTCCCGGCCGGTGACGACTACACGCCGCAGATCCGTGATGTGCTGATCAAGTACACCAGCGAGTTCGAGCTGGTGAGCACCGAGACGATCCGCGGCGGCGCACTGAGCGAGATCTTCTACACGGTGCGGCTCAAGAAGGGTGCCGAGCCCGGCGACCTGGTCAGCGCGCTTCAGGAGCGTACGTCCGGACAGCGGGTCACCGTCCTGACCGGCTACGACACCACGGATCTGTGATGGAGGGCGACACCACCACGCGGCGCGGGCGACGGTTGCGGGACCGGCTTCCCCTCCGGCTGCGCCACCACTGGAAGCCGGTCGCGACGCTGGGCCTCGGGCTCGCCGCGATGGTCTACTTCCTGGGCGATGCGCGTATCTCCCCGTATGTCACCTCGTCCTCGCGGGTCGAGGCGGACGGCATCACCGAGAACGTCGGCGGACCGGTGGACCTGTACGACACCTCGGTGTCGCACTCGATCCAACTCACCTACCAGCAGACCGACTTCGACAAGATGATGAAAGAGTTCCGAGACGACGGCACCAAGGACTACATCGAGGCCGATCTCGTCATCGACGGGGTCTACCTCAATGACGTCGGGATCCGTCTCAAGGGCAACTCCACCCTGATGTCCCTGCGCGGAGACAAGGGCATGCCCGGCGGCGGCCGGAACCTGCCCGATGCCCCGCAGGGAGCTCAGGCCGGTGCCCCCGGCGGCATGGGCGGTTTCGGGGGCATGGGCGGGATGACGCAGTACGACCTGTCCGAGAAGAAGCCGGAGGAACTGCCCTGGCTCGTCAAGGTCGACGAGTTTGTGGAGGGCCGCGCGTACCAGGGTGAGCGGGAGATCTCGCTGCGCCCCGGCAGCAACGGCCAGGTGCCGCTGAACGAGGCGCTGTCGCTGTCGCTGATCGGAAAGAGCGGGCAGAAGGCCGAGCGGTACGCCTTCACCGAGCTGAGGGTGAACAATCGGCCCACCGCCACACGGCTCATGGTCGAGAGTCCCGACACCGACTACGCCGAGGACGTCGCCGACGGCCATGGGGTGCTGTACAAGGCCAAGGCGGGCGGCAGCTTCACCTATCGCGGCGACGATCCGACGGACTACGAGAGTTCCTTCAAGCAGCTCAACAAGAAGGGCAGCCAGGACCTCGAACCGGTGATGAAGCTCATCAAGTGGGCCGACCGGGCGTCGGACGAGGAGTTCGCCCGCGACCTCCATCTGTATATGGACGTCGACTCGCTGGCCGCCTATCTCGCGACGCAGAACCTGCTGCTGAACTTCGACGACATGGCCGGCCCCGGCAAGAACTACCTGCTGTGGTACGACCTGGACACCCAGAAGTTCTCCGTGCTGGGCTGGGACTACAACCTGACCTTCAGCGGGGACGCCACGGCGGGGCCCAAGGACTCCATCTCGAATCTGCCTCAGCAAGCGCCGTCCCGCGCCCCGGAGGGAAAGCCCGACGCCACCCTCGGCGGTATGCCGAGCGGAATGCCTGAGGGCCTGCCGAGCGGGATGCCCGGCGGCATGAACGGCAAGGACGGCCCGGGTGGCCTCATGGGGCATGTCCTGAAGACCAGGTTCCTGGAGTCCGACGCCTTCGAAGACGTCTATCTGAAGGCCTACCGGGCGCTGTACCAGAAGTTCTACCGGTCGGGTACGGCGGTCGAGGAGCTGCAGTCCATCGCGGACCAGGCCCGTTCCGCGGGCGCCGGTTCCAAGGAACTGGACACCGCCGTCACCCAGCTCAAGACCACCGTCACCGACCGCGCCGTGGCACTTGCCGAGGACCAGCAGGTGATCGGCTGAGCCCCCCACCGCCGCCATGTCTGCCCGTACCCCGAGGTGCCAGAACGTGATCGACCAGTACACCCCTGCACGGACACCCGTAGCCGGGCACACCGTCCTGGTCGTGGAGGACGACCCCAGCATCCGCACCCTGCTCACCTCCGCGCTCACCGCGGCCGGCTACACCGTGGCGAGCGCGGCCGACGGGCAGGAAGCCATGACCGAGGCCGGCAGCCGCCGGCCCGACCTGATCGTGCTGGACGTCATGCTGCCCGACACCGACGGCTTCCAGCTCACCCGCGATCTGCGAGCCCAGGGCACCTACACCCCGGTGCTGTTCCTCACCGCCCGCACCGGTGTCGAGGACCGCATCATCGGCCTGAGTTCCGGCGGCGACGACTATGTCACCAAGCCCTTCCACATCCAGGAGGTACTGCTGCGTATCCGCGCCATCCTGCGCCGCAGCAGCGCCCCCGCCTCCACCTCCGGAGTCCGCCCGCCGCTGCGCTACGCCGACCTCACCCTGGACGAGCGCACCCATGAGGTACGGCGCACCGGCCGGCTCCTGAAGCTGTCGCCGACCGAGTTCCGGCTTCTGGCCTGTCTGCTGTCCCGTCCCGAACGCGTCCTGGACAAGACGGAGATCCTCCAGCAGGTGTGGCAGTACGACTTCTCCGGCGACACCCGGATCG encodes:
- a CDS encoding aminoglycoside phosphotransferase family protein, whose protein sequence is MSTGLMHPGMHPIDDDLVRRLIAAQFPQWAGLAVERFPSGGTVNAMYRLGDDMVVRLPLVEGGAADVSMEQEWLPRLASRLPVPVPEVLGAGVPAEGYPWPWSVYRWLAGENPEAGALSEPVLLAEELAGFVAAMRSITLPGAPDAYRGGPVASLDASTRAAIEELRGIPEEGVDCDAVTVVWEDALRAAAWEGPPVWLHADLMPGNLLVDGGRLTSVIDFGCLGVGDPACDLFPAWNLLPAGAREVFRESLGVDDATWRRGRGRTFSQALIALPYYRRTNQVMARNARHVIRTVLHEAEVS
- a CDS encoding antibiotic biosynthesis monooxygenase family protein yields the protein MSDHSEAPVMPVEAYEPPYYVAVFTAVRTQDQSGFGETNARMEDLVKEIPGFLGMDHAQTPGGLGITVGYFRDADALTEWRSNVEHRAAQQRGRVQWYQSYTLHVAKVERSHGFTRAEVPQSSTAD
- a CDS encoding maleylpyruvate isomerase family mycothiol-dependent enzyme — encoded protein: MTMTLEFPVLLRLIDERSTAFRAAVASAPSLDVQVPTCPEWTLFDLAQHIGEGRRAWAATVAAGPAPAKSAAEGAPAAPREREALLAWLAESTEQLLDALRKAGPDRGCWTWWETSQSPQTSGAVARHQLQQMAVHTYDAQITVGAPQPLPDEVALDGVDEFLSTCVATTSAWPHKPATVDFHASEGRSWRLSLSADGARTARLPGPGTTPATAAGQDPDAAAASASARGTASELVLILHDRIPINSLKLDGDRRLFEQLSAWDPDE
- a CDS encoding CotH kinase family protein, producing MEGDTTTRRGRRLRDRLPLRLRHHWKPVATLGLGLAAMVYFLGDARISPYVTSSSRVEADGITENVGGPVDLYDTSVSHSIQLTYQQTDFDKMMKEFRDDGTKDYIEADLVIDGVYLNDVGIRLKGNSTLMSLRGDKGMPGGGRNLPDAPQGAQAGAPGGMGGFGGMGGMTQYDLSEKKPEELPWLVKVDEFVEGRAYQGEREISLRPGSNGQVPLNEALSLSLIGKSGQKAERYAFTELRVNNRPTATRLMVESPDTDYAEDVADGHGVLYKAKAGGSFTYRGDDPTDYESSFKQLNKKGSQDLEPVMKLIKWADRASDEEFARDLHLYMDVDSLAAYLATQNLLLNFDDMAGPGKNYLLWYDLDTQKFSVLGWDYNLTFSGDATAGPKDSISNLPQQAPSRAPEGKPDATLGGMPSGMPEGLPSGMPGGMNGKDGPGGLMGHVLKTRFLESDAFEDVYLKAYRALYQKFYRSGTAVEELQSIADQARSAGAGSKELDTAVTQLKTTVTDRAVALAEDQQVIG
- a CDS encoding response regulator transcription factor — protein: MIDQYTPARTPVAGHTVLVVEDDPSIRTLLTSALTAAGYTVASAADGQEAMTEAGSRRPDLIVLDVMLPDTDGFQLTRDLRAQGTYTPVLFLTARTGVEDRIIGLSSGGDDYVTKPFHIQEVLLRIRAILRRSSAPASTSGVRPPLRYADLTLDERTHEVRRTGRLLKLSPTEFRLLACLLSRPERVLDKTEILQQVWQYDFSGDTRIVDTYVKNLRGKIDRDPPALIHTVRGVGYCLRLPRDEPNTAAR
- a CDS encoding polyphosphate polymerase domain-containing protein, producing the protein MASRLHAFNRFELKYLVPVDQAAEIRDELAERMDQDPYSPVGGYGVWSLYYDTPQLRFYWEKIEGLKFRRKLRIRHYGDLDGVTDESPVCVEIKQRVNRVTQKRRITLPYGTARQLCDGRETVRHSARESAFIQEVLELVVRLNLRPTVITGYQREALVGRDADTGLRVTFDRRIRGRDRDFHFGIARPENRFTVPPHLSVMEIKVNDRTPHWITDLAARRNLHLVRISKYVQSVEAFGLAPRSLFHIDEADHPSATPTEEQPPQQRPAQDAPLKAGAQ
- a CDS encoding RidA family protein, with protein sequence MTERLTQNPADRMGQRPGERRAILSGSTFEEQIGYARAVVDGDWVHVAGTTGFDYAAMTISDDVVEQAEQCLRNIEVALTEAGCTLADVVRVRYMFPDREDFEPCWPALRRAFGGIRPAATMLVCGLSDPRMKIEIEAYARRPTAV
- a CDS encoding DUF4956 domain-containing protein, translating into MNFDLKLQELSGTFSVADVVAAMALSFILSTLIGYAYRYTHRNVSYSQSYVQTLVVVGMIVALIMLVVGSNLARAFSLVGALSVVRFRNAVKETRDVGFIFLAMAIGMACGARFYTLAAVGAVVICAVIIVMFKFNWFALNVQRQVVKVQVPAGDDYTPQIRDVLIKYTSEFELVSTETIRGGALSEIFYTVRLKKGAEPGDLVSALQERTSGQRVTVLTGYDTTDL